A genome region from Natronosalvus rutilus includes the following:
- a CDS encoding ABC transporter permease: MATDTSTSDALEVTSIDWEEYDQGRFRLDRRTIGTYGSLLLVGLLWLYDYFFIPERLPIIDVDLGLFQLSLNPGNVDWLFLMTLVAVFWFVVAPLWENKRMTMYYWKKFRQNTAAVLSLYFLTGIFLVGAIGPRIIGQPEPEWGNLLAPPVFFGGTWAHPFGTHRTGEDILEIVVAGAEVSFQVGLIATLFSVVLAAIVGATAAFMGGWADALLMRFVDLLMTFPTFFLIILLIYIYGGSLFLLIIILAFTGWGGTARLIRSEALQRSEEEYISAAEAAGASRAYIIRRHILPNVSNTIITAATLLIPGMILTEAIIAFLGFGDPDVWSWGRIIAAGRGNLDDAWWIATIPGIFLFFTVLSFNFLGDALRDALDPRHETEQ, from the coding sequence ATGGCAACTGATACGTCCACATCCGACGCACTCGAGGTCACGTCCATCGACTGGGAGGAGTACGACCAGGGGCGGTTCAGACTGGACCGTCGAACGATCGGAACGTACGGATCGCTCCTGCTGGTCGGATTGCTCTGGCTGTACGATTACTTCTTCATCCCGGAACGGCTTCCGATCATCGACGTCGACCTGGGACTGTTCCAGCTATCGCTCAATCCGGGCAACGTCGACTGGCTGTTCCTGATGACGCTCGTCGCCGTGTTCTGGTTCGTCGTGGCACCGCTGTGGGAGAACAAGCGGATGACGATGTACTACTGGAAGAAATTCAGGCAGAATACCGCTGCCGTCTTGAGCCTGTACTTCCTCACGGGCATCTTCCTCGTCGGCGCCATCGGTCCGCGTATCATCGGTCAACCAGAACCGGAGTGGGGGAACTTGCTCGCACCACCAGTGTTCTTCGGGGGCACCTGGGCCCACCCCTTCGGCACCCACCGGACCGGCGAAGACATCCTCGAGATCGTCGTCGCCGGGGCCGAAGTGAGCTTCCAGGTCGGACTCATCGCGACGCTGTTCAGCGTCGTGCTGGCAGCCATCGTCGGTGCCACGGCGGCCTTTATGGGCGGCTGGGCCGACGCCCTGCTGATGCGGTTCGTCGACCTGCTGATGACGTTCCCGACGTTCTTCCTGATCATCCTGCTGATCTACATCTACGGTGGAAGCCTGTTTCTGCTCATCATCATCCTCGCGTTCACCGGCTGGGGCGGGACGGCCCGGCTAATCAGGAGTGAAGCGCTCCAGCGAAGCGAGGAAGAGTACATCAGCGCCGCGGAGGCGGCCGGCGCGAGCCGGGCGTACATCATCCGGCGACACATCCTGCCGAACGTCTCGAACACGATCATCACGGCCGCGACCCTGTTGATCCCCGGGATGATCCTGACCGAAGCGATCATTGCGTTCCTCGGGTTCGGCGACCCCGACGTCTGGTCGTGGGGTCGGATCATCGCTGCGGGCCGAGGGAACCTCGACGACGCGTGGTGGATCGCGACGATTCCAGGAATTTTCCTGTTCTTCACCGTGCTGTCGTTCAACTTCCTCGGTGACGCGCTTCGAGACGCACTCGACCCACGACACGAGACAGAACAATGA
- a CDS encoding 30S ribosomal protein S27e: MAGSYYRVRCSDCENEQIVFGKASSEVACAVCGTTLAVPTGGKAEIDHEILETVESR, translated from the coding sequence ATGGCAGGAAGCTACTACCGCGTCCGTTGCAGTGACTGTGAGAACGAACAGATCGTCTTCGGCAAGGCATCCTCGGAGGTCGCCTGCGCCGTCTGTGGGACCACGCTCGCCGTCCCCACCGGCGGGAAGGCCGAGATCGATCACGAAATCCTCGAAACCGTCGAGTCACGATGA
- a CDS encoding ABC transporter substrate-binding protein has product MPHKDLKAPGAHRREVLLLAGAAGAAGLAGCMSGDDNGNGNGNTSGNGNGNGDDDDVSDDIDDQADVSNREIQPNWISPSASEAQELNPLRINDTTSSARLAPLLDGPYGLDENDEFYGYWFEDYETEDNQTWTFHLRDNLQWGGDYGQMTTEDWVFHVENIAQNEDNWTAHVNQSNWDDVESVTAVDDTTLEVEIADPDPLFVRQPTFWGTYILPKALVEPYFQDYQDGNENAGEELNGSDAVQQLQYTGNLGPYTFESRDIEDRFVAVRNEDYYKRGDDEDWEDAPYFEQYTINILEEESTRLAEFETGGLSSITIPADQVQNYQGEDDYTIVESATPYCSILAYNQRANGWEELRKREVRRALAMAIDKETVANDIYRGFAKPAQTFQPEYSDFYNDDQVEPVGVGDSYNVDEARSLLEENLSDDYSYDGDTLVDADGNQVVLSFVYSNGASLTEDSARYIADALGGLGIDVDSNGVPFNTMLEQYAMVAEDGEPQGIFNDPEAEDPQALSSAREWDLMWGIGFNTYPRSPGSIAAFWTASSGTNFYGYVPEEDLGSMIQEGATATDEEEQQEIFAEVFGILSRDLPVNFIHFQDDIYGYQDEVVFTEDPSPSWGYKQYSWWMTDDPHN; this is encoded by the coding sequence ATGCCTCATAAAGACTTGAAGGCACCCGGCGCCCATCGCCGGGAGGTGCTACTGCTTGCAGGTGCTGCTGGTGCTGCTGGACTTGCAGGCTGTATGAGCGGTGACGATAACGGCAACGGCAACGGGAATACTAGCGGTAACGGCAACGGCAACGGCGACGATGACGATGTCAGCGACGACATCGACGATCAGGCCGACGTAAGCAATCGAGAAATCCAGCCAAACTGGATCTCACCCTCCGCGTCCGAGGCCCAGGAACTGAACCCGCTTCGAATCAACGACACGACGTCGTCCGCACGGTTAGCGCCCCTGCTCGACGGCCCGTACGGCCTCGACGAGAACGACGAGTTCTACGGCTACTGGTTCGAGGACTACGAGACTGAGGACAACCAGACGTGGACCTTCCACCTCCGCGACAACCTCCAATGGGGTGGTGACTACGGCCAGATGACGACCGAAGACTGGGTGTTCCACGTCGAGAACATCGCCCAGAACGAAGATAACTGGACAGCACACGTCAACCAGTCGAACTGGGACGACGTCGAGAGCGTCACGGCAGTCGATGACACGACCCTCGAGGTCGAAATTGCCGACCCGGACCCGCTGTTCGTTCGGCAGCCGACGTTCTGGGGGACGTACATCCTGCCGAAGGCGCTCGTCGAGCCGTACTTCCAGGACTATCAGGATGGAAACGAGAACGCTGGCGAGGAACTCAACGGTTCCGACGCCGTCCAGCAGCTGCAGTACACGGGGAACCTCGGACCGTATACGTTCGAGAGCCGCGACATCGAGGACCGCTTCGTCGCCGTTCGAAACGAGGACTACTACAAGCGCGGCGACGACGAGGACTGGGAGGACGCCCCGTACTTCGAACAGTACACGATCAACATCCTCGAGGAGGAGAGCACCCGACTCGCGGAGTTCGAGACGGGCGGGCTCTCCTCGATAACCATCCCTGCCGACCAGGTCCAGAACTATCAGGGCGAAGACGACTACACGATCGTCGAATCTGCGACGCCGTACTGTAGCATCCTCGCGTACAACCAGCGCGCGAACGGCTGGGAAGAACTTCGCAAACGCGAGGTTCGACGTGCCCTCGCGATGGCCATCGACAAGGAGACGGTCGCCAACGACATCTACCGTGGGTTCGCGAAGCCGGCCCAGACGTTCCAGCCGGAGTATTCCGACTTCTACAACGACGATCAGGTCGAGCCCGTTGGCGTCGGAGACAGCTACAACGTGGACGAAGCCCGGTCGCTGCTCGAGGAGAACCTGAGCGACGACTACAGTTACGACGGCGACACGCTCGTCGACGCCGACGGGAACCAGGTCGTGCTGTCGTTCGTCTACTCAAACGGTGCCTCGCTCACCGAGGACTCCGCCCGATACATCGCGGATGCGCTCGGAGGCCTCGGCATCGACGTCGACTCGAACGGTGTTCCGTTCAACACGATGCTCGAGCAGTACGCGATGGTGGCCGAGGACGGCGAGCCGCAGGGGATATTCAACGACCCCGAAGCGGAAGACCCGCAGGCGCTGTCGAGCGCCCGCGAGTGGGACCTGATGTGGGGCATCGGTTTCAACACCTACCCGCGCTCGCCGGGATCGATCGCCGCGTTCTGGACGGCCAGTTCCGGGACGAACTTCTACGGCTACGTCCCCGAGGAGGACCTCGGTTCGATGATCCAGGAAGGGGCAACCGCGACCGACGAGGAGGAACAACAGGAAATCTTCGCCGAAGTGTTCGGCATCCTGAGCCGCGACCTCCCGGTCAACTTCATTCACTTCCAGGACGACATCTACGGCTATCAGGACGAGGTCGTCTTCACGGAGGACCCGTCCCCGTCCTGGGGGTACAAGCAGTACTCCTGGTGGATGACCGACGACCCGCACAACTGA
- a CDS encoding 50S ribosomal protein L44e — protein sequence MQMPRRFNTYCPYCKSHHQHEVEKVRTGRQTGMKQVADRQRARQLSSIGNSGKFSKVPSGDKPTKKTDLKYRCNECGKAHLREGWRAGRLEFQE from the coding sequence ATGCAGATGCCACGCCGTTTCAATACGTACTGCCCGTACTGCAAATCCCACCACCAACACGAGGTTGAGAAGGTCCGAACCGGCCGCCAGACCGGCATGAAGCAGGTGGCCGACCGACAGCGCGCCCGCCAGCTTTCGTCCATCGGGAACTCCGGGAAGTTCTCGAAGGTACCCAGCGGCGACAAGCCGACGAAGAAGACCGACCTCAAGTACCGATGCAACGAGTGCGGCAAGGCCCACCTCCGCGAGGGATGGCGCGCCGGCCGACTCGAGTTCCAGGAGTGA
- a CDS encoding translation initiation factor IF-2 subunit alpha: protein MKYSGWPEPGELVVGKIDEIEDFGVFVDLEEYQDKRGLIHISEVASGWIKNVRDHVREGQIAVCKVLDVDESHEQIDLSLKDVNDHQRSDKIQEWKNEQKADNWMEIAFGEDIADEEYIGIANELLGAYGTLYDGFKQAAIHGDEALEDTDLDDDERDAIVETARENVSVPYVNVTGYVDLENPSPSGVDGIRSALEAAEGNGEIPDGVELDVTYVGAPEYRIKVRAPNYKTAESVLEASAERAIGAIEVEGGEGEYHRERRTDDE, encoded by the coding sequence ATGAAGTACAGCGGCTGGCCCGAACCGGGCGAACTCGTCGTCGGCAAAATCGACGAGATCGAGGACTTCGGCGTCTTCGTCGACCTCGAGGAGTACCAGGACAAGCGCGGCCTGATCCACATCTCGGAGGTCGCCAGCGGCTGGATCAAGAACGTGCGCGATCACGTTCGCGAGGGCCAGATCGCCGTCTGCAAGGTCCTCGACGTCGACGAGTCCCACGAGCAGATCGACCTCTCGCTCAAGGACGTCAACGACCACCAGCGCTCCGACAAGATCCAGGAGTGGAAAAACGAGCAGAAGGCCGACAACTGGATGGAAATCGCCTTCGGCGAGGACATCGCCGACGAGGAGTACATCGGCATCGCCAACGAACTCCTCGGCGCCTACGGCACGCTCTACGACGGGTTCAAACAGGCGGCCATCCACGGCGACGAGGCCCTCGAGGACACCGACCTCGACGACGACGAGCGCGACGCCATCGTGGAGACGGCCCGCGAGAACGTCTCGGTGCCGTACGTCAACGTCACCGGCTACGTCGACCTCGAGAACCCCTCTCCGAGCGGCGTCGACGGGATTCGATCCGCGCTCGAGGCCGCCGAGGGGAACGGCGAAATCCCCGATGGTGTCGAACTCGACGTGACCTACGTCGGGGCCCCCGAGTACCGGATCAAGGTTCGCGCGCCGAACTACAAGACCGCCGAGAGCGTCCTCGAGGCCAGCGCCGAGCGAGCGATCGGCGCGATCGAAGTCGAGGGCGGAGAGGGCGAATACCACCGCGAGCGCCGAACTGACGACGAGTAG
- a CDS encoding ABC transporter permease yields MSMTWYIGRRLAWALLASFIIMSVTFGFLTASPNPATSTVAWEAAQEGDNPEDAIETYEQTRGEDRPLREQYVDFMVSMYTLDWGDSYTYDTDVMGVISNSWVYSALVVIPSTIIAVVVGFAVGIYSSTHQYTKSDYAATFFAFFGISVPNFWLSIMLILVFGVMLQWLPTSYSPDSSMAFWSLEHVKYLIMPIFVLTTAAVASEMRYARAETLEYVNAEWVKSARAKGVSEWRIMYHHIFRPATPVLITILVADFVGIIFSTAYIVEVIFGIPGLGLVSYNALIRMDTPLVLATTLVPVILAILANLLQDILYTVLDPRISYEARN; encoded by the coding sequence ATGAGTATGACGTGGTACATCGGTCGTCGACTGGCCTGGGCGCTTCTGGCGTCGTTTATCATCATGAGCGTCACGTTCGGCTTTCTCACGGCCTCGCCGAACCCGGCGACGAGTACGGTCGCCTGGGAAGCCGCCCAAGAGGGGGACAATCCGGAGGACGCAATCGAGACCTACGAACAAACGCGAGGTGAAGATCGACCACTGAGGGAGCAGTACGTCGATTTCATGGTCTCCATGTACACGCTCGACTGGGGTGATTCGTACACCTACGACACCGACGTCATGGGGGTTATCAGCAACTCCTGGGTGTACTCGGCGCTCGTCGTCATCCCGTCGACGATCATCGCCGTCGTGGTCGGTTTCGCCGTCGGAATTTACTCCTCGACGCACCAGTATACCAAGTCGGACTACGCCGCGACGTTCTTCGCGTTCTTTGGCATCAGCGTGCCGAACTTCTGGCTGTCGATCATGCTTATCCTCGTCTTCGGGGTAATGTTACAGTGGTTGCCGACCAGTTACTCACCTGATAGCAGCATGGCGTTCTGGTCGCTCGAGCACGTGAAGTACCTCATCATGCCCATCTTCGTCCTCACGACTGCAGCGGTCGCTTCCGAGATGCGATACGCACGGGCGGAGACGCTCGAGTACGTCAACGCGGAGTGGGTCAAGAGCGCTCGGGCGAAGGGCGTCAGCGAGTGGCGGATCATGTACCACCACATCTTCCGTCCGGCGACGCCGGTGTTGATCACAATCCTGGTGGCCGACTTCGTCGGGATCATCTTCTCGACGGCGTACATCGTCGAGGTGATCTTCGGCATACCTGGACTGGGACTGGTCAGCTACAACGCGTTGATTCGGATGGATACACCGCTGGTCCTGGCAACGACACTGGTTCCGGTGATCCTGGCGATTCTCGCGAACCTGCTCCAGGACATCCTGTACACCGTGCTCGATCCACGAATTAGCTACGAGGCGAGAAACTGA
- a CDS encoding proteasome assembly chaperone family protein, with product MDELDIEAVAETTLDEPVLIEGLPGVGHVGKLVADHLLEELEAESTLVRRIYSQEFPPQVTVEDGVTSLTCAEVHAVTPEEGRDVLVLTGDHQAQTNAGHYVLTDAFLDVAEEFDATELYALGGVPTGELIDEYAVLGAVTDESLIEPLEDVGVEFREDEPAGGIVGVSGLLLGLGERRGFEATCLMGETSGYLVDPKSARAVLEVLEARLGFDVDYDPLDERADEMEEVIGKIQEMEQQQQAMDVPNDDDLRYFG from the coding sequence ATGGACGAACTCGATATCGAGGCGGTCGCCGAGACGACACTCGACGAACCGGTGTTGATCGAGGGACTTCCCGGCGTCGGCCACGTCGGGAAACTCGTCGCCGACCACCTGCTCGAGGAACTCGAGGCCGAGAGTACTCTCGTTCGGCGGATCTACTCCCAGGAGTTCCCGCCACAGGTGACGGTCGAAGACGGCGTCACCAGTCTGACCTGCGCGGAGGTCCACGCGGTGACGCCCGAGGAGGGCCGAGACGTGCTCGTCCTGACGGGCGATCACCAGGCCCAGACCAACGCGGGCCACTACGTCCTCACGGACGCGTTTCTCGACGTCGCCGAGGAGTTCGACGCGACGGAGCTGTACGCCCTCGGCGGCGTCCCGACGGGCGAACTCATCGACGAGTACGCCGTCCTCGGTGCGGTCACCGACGAGTCCCTGATCGAACCGCTCGAGGACGTCGGCGTCGAGTTCCGCGAGGACGAACCCGCGGGTGGCATCGTCGGCGTCTCCGGGCTGTTGCTCGGCCTCGGGGAACGCCGCGGGTTCGAGGCGACGTGTCTCATGGGCGAGACCAGCGGCTACCTCGTCGACCCCAAGAGCGCTCGCGCCGTCCTCGAGGTGCTCGAGGCGCGACTCGGGTTCGACGTCGACTACGACCCCTTGGACGAGCGCGCCGACGAGATGGAGGAGGTCATCGGCAAGATCCAGGAGATGGAACAGCAACAGCAGGCGATGGACGTCCCGAACGACGACGACCTGCGGTACTTCGGCTGA
- a CDS encoding HAH_0734 family protein: MKRLIIHGDPGIRKGAVVEHDGEELVCFGISRNGEWHGPDRVQLWCTVGEEGEYEDFQRRNFTPHWLEVIRADASEITVLEPKGDLFV, encoded by the coding sequence ATGAAGCGGCTCATCATCCACGGGGACCCCGGCATTCGAAAGGGCGCGGTCGTCGAACACGACGGGGAGGAACTGGTGTGTTTCGGCATCAGTCGCAACGGCGAGTGGCACGGACCCGATCGGGTCCAGCTCTGGTGCACCGTCGGCGAGGAAGGCGAATACGAGGACTTCCAGCGCCGCAACTTCACCCCCCACTGGCTCGAGGTCATCCGCGCGGACGCGAGCGAGATTACGGTTCTCGAGCCGAAAGGCGACCTGTTCGTCTGA
- a CDS encoding J domain-containing protein, with product MPTNVLEAIPPAILWGLVLGGIFTGIAATLFVVGERLFPSRVATSENTYSSERRRRGEIRTYLQAIDERYLEEWELEDAGETVAFYLPDRDVAVTFDAEAFVRLQAHTDTHLILAEHEMPGIHLADRLPFEVPPLEREHEYGTVTVEDRLKRAYEALGVSTTADAEAIREAYRERVKAVHPDHGGDEESFQRVQEAYATVREHAD from the coding sequence GTGCCAACGAACGTCCTCGAGGCGATCCCGCCGGCGATTCTGTGGGGGCTCGTCCTCGGCGGAATTTTCACCGGGATCGCCGCGACGCTCTTCGTCGTCGGCGAGCGGTTGTTCCCGAGTCGCGTCGCCACCAGCGAGAACACGTACTCGAGTGAGCGACGACGCCGCGGCGAGATTCGGACGTATCTGCAGGCGATCGACGAACGCTACCTCGAGGAGTGGGAACTCGAGGACGCGGGGGAGACGGTGGCGTTCTATTTGCCCGACCGTGACGTTGCCGTTACCTTCGACGCGGAGGCGTTCGTTCGGCTCCAGGCGCACACCGACACGCACCTCATCCTGGCCGAACACGAGATGCCCGGCATTCACCTGGCTGATCGACTCCCGTTCGAGGTGCCGCCGCTCGAGCGCGAGCACGAGTACGGGACGGTTACCGTCGAGGACCGCCTGAAGCGGGCCTACGAGGCCCTCGGCGTTTCGACGACGGCGGACGCGGAGGCGATCCGCGAGGCCTACCGCGAGCGGGTCAAAGCCGTTCACCCCGACCACGGCGGCGACGAGGAATCGTTCCAGCGGGTCCAGGAGGCGTATGCGACGGTGCGAGAACACGCCGACTAG
- a CDS encoding RNA-protein complex protein Nop10 — MKSDIRICSAWEDVHDRPVYTLSDSCPDCGADAVNSAPAPFDPEDRHGEYRRALKRRVR; from the coding sequence ATGAAATCCGACATCCGCATCTGTTCGGCGTGGGAGGACGTTCACGACCGACCAGTCTATACACTGTCCGATTCCTGTCCCGACTGTGGCGCCGACGCCGTCAACAGCGCGCCCGCGCCGTTCGATCCCGAGGACCGACACGGCGAGTACCGACGTGCTCTTAAACGTCGCGTCCGCTGA